The Microbulbifer sp. TB1203 nucleotide sequence TTTGCGACAGGTCGCGGACCAGTTGCACCAGCGGTTCGTTGAGTTCGCTGAGATTGGTGACCTCGGAGGGCCAGTAGTTCATCTCGGCGTTGATATTCAGGGTGTACTTGCTGTCCCAGGGCGGTTCGGAATGGGGATTCCAGATGCCCTGCAGGTTGGCGGGCTGGGTGCCGGGCTGGGAAGACGAAATCAGCAGGTAGCGGCCAAACTGGAAATAGAGGGCCACCAGTGCCGGGTCATGGCGCTTCGCGAATTCGCGAATGCGCTTGTCGGTCGGCTCCAGGGCCGGGCGATTGGGGTCCAGGTCATTGCCGCCCAGGTCCAGGCTGACGCGGTCGAAGTACTGCCGGTAAAAATCGCTGTGCGCTTCCAGGCGCTCCGCATAGGCATCCGCCCCCGCGCCAAACCGGTTTTCCGCACTCTGCATGGCCTGTTCGGCGCGCGCCAGTGCATCGGCACTGAGGTCCCGGTAATTGACAAAATTCGTCGCCATGGACACCAGGATCAGGGCCTCGCTGGCGCCGGAGACTTGCAGCCGATCGCCCTTTGCCCGAACCCGGCCATCCACCTGGACGATCTTGGCGAGATCCGCCAGTTTGACCTGCCCCTCGATGCCTTCATGGTCGCGCGAGCGCCCCTCCATCAGGACACTGCGATCAGCGGCATTGGCGGTCACCGCCATGCCATCCGGGTGCTCCAAAGTCAGGGAAAAGTTCAGGGCCCCCGCGCGGCTGGCCTTCAGGCGCACTGCCACCACCTGGTCGACGAAGGAACTGAACACCTCGCGCTCGTATTGAACCTCGCCCACCCTGTAGCGGGTGCGCGCAACGGCATTCTCCAGGTCCAGTTCCCGGTGGTAGTCCTGGAAATTTTCCTGCCCGGGGAAGTCGATTCGCAACACACCGGCCGACTGGTAGGGCATGCCCTGGGCCCCCTGGCTGGTGATGCTCTTCGCCCCCAGGGCCGAGGCGCCGGCGTAGTCGCCGGCATCGATCAGGCGGCGGATCTCGGGCAGGGCCTCGAGCGCAGCGGGGTTGAGGTTGTTGTGGGGGCCACCGGCCCAGAAGGTGTCTTCGTTGAGCTGGATGGTTTCGGTACCGACGCCGCCGTAGACCATGGCCCCGAGCCGCCCGTTCCCCAGGGGCAGCGCCTCTTCCCAGCGGGTGGCCGGTTTTTCGTACCAGAGTTTGAGCGCTCCCGGGTCCGCCGCCACACCAGTTGCGAAGGTGGCCGACAGCAGGGCGACGACGCCCCAAAAATTACGAGTCAAAAACTGCATCGGGAATCCCCATTTATTTTTTATTGGGAGCAACTACTCCCGTAGGATGGGCACGCTGCGCCTTGCCCATCCTACATATTCGAACCGACTAGCTCATTGAATCAGTTCGGCGAGTTGAAGACCTACCGTTCCAGGAAGTCCATCAGCCAGGTCATGGCCGGGCGGTGTGAACCGTCACTGCGGATAAGGCCGCTGTCGGGCACCCAGGTTCCGCCCACCACATAGCCCCACAGGGTAATTCCGGCAACGGATGGATGGCTGAAAAACATCGGGAACTGCTCCTGCATGATCTGCAACTGCCGCTGGTCATCAGCTTCATTGACGTCATACTCAGAGATGTAGATAGGCAGACCCAGGGCGGCCACCGCG carries:
- a CDS encoding glycoside hydrolase family 95 protein, translated to MQFLTRNFWGVVALLSATFATGVAADPGALKLWYEKPATRWEEALPLGNGRLGAMVYGGVGTETIQLNEDTFWAGGPHNNLNPAALEALPEIRRLIDAGDYAGASALGAKSITSQGAQGMPYQSAGVLRIDFPGQENFQDYHRELDLENAVARTRYRVGEVQYEREVFSSFVDQVVAVRLKASRAGALNFSLTLEHPDGMAVTANAADRSVLMEGRSRDHEGIEGQVKLADLAKIVQVDGRVRAKGDRLQVSGASEALILVSMATNFVNYRDLSADALARAEQAMQSAENRFGAGADAYAERLEAHSDFYRQYFDRVSLDLGGNDLDPNRPALEPTDKRIREFAKRHDPALVALYFQFGRYLLISSSQPGTQPANLQGIWNPHSEPPWDSKYTLNINAEMNYWPSEVTNLSELNEPLVQLVRDLSQTGRDSARLMYGARGWVAHHNTDIWRISGAVDWDWGPWPTSNAWLVQHLWQKYLYSGDEDFLRSVYPIFRSACEFFEDFLVRDARSGWLVVSPSMSPENAPWATGQKIAKGVTLDNQLLFDLFTHSVEAAKLLGEDKAAVKRWQAIIAQLPPMQIGQYHQLQEWMEDWDNPLDHHRHISHLYGLYPGNQISPLRTPELFNAARVTMEQRGDPSTGWSMNWKINLWARLLDGDRALKLIRAQISPARKDNAVAGDGGTYPNMFDAHPPFQIDGNFGFTAGIAEMLAQSHDGAVHLLPALPQAWPEGEVRGLVMRGGFVLDMRWDKGQVSYLKVLSRLGGNLRLRSHAPLPQAGDFAVKSARGSNPNPFYATPQVKAPLVHTQKRLPEISLDNSRLVDVATEAGREYVWTTAEN